In Clupea harengus chromosome 25, Ch_v2.0.2, whole genome shotgun sequence, one genomic interval encodes:
- the higd1a gene encoding HIG1 domain family member 1A, mitochondrial isoform X2, producing MNLGIHPTVKMSAVEYDEHESKFMRKAKENPFVPAGMAGCVAIVAYGLFKLKSRGNTKMSVHLIHMRVGAQGFIVGAMTIGVLYSMYQDYVVKPMAEQKALKSK from the exons ATGA ATCTTGGAATTCATCCTACAGTCAAGATGTCTGCAGTGGAATATGATGAACATGAGTCCAAGTTTATGCGTAAAGCTAAAGAAAATCCATTTGTTCCTGCAG GAATGGCTGGATGTGTAGCTATTGTTGCCTATGGGCTCTTCAAACTGAAAAGCCGTGGAAACACAAAGATGTCAGTGCACCTTATTCACATGCGTGTAGGAGCCCAGGGTTTTATTGTTGGAGCAATGACCATAG gTGTCCTCTACTCAATGTACCAAGACTACGTGGTGAAGCCCATGGCAGAACAGAAAGCCCTGAAGAGCAAATga
- the higd1a gene encoding HIG1 domain family member 1A, mitochondrial isoform X1, with product MDNPKSDLGIHPTVKMSAVEYDEHESKFMRKAKENPFVPAGMAGCVAIVAYGLFKLKSRGNTKMSVHLIHMRVGAQGFIVGAMTIGVLYSMYQDYVVKPMAEQKALKSK from the exons ATGGATAATCCGAAAAGTG ATCTTGGAATTCATCCTACAGTCAAGATGTCTGCAGTGGAATATGATGAACATGAGTCCAAGTTTATGCGTAAAGCTAAAGAAAATCCATTTGTTCCTGCAG GAATGGCTGGATGTGTAGCTATTGTTGCCTATGGGCTCTTCAAACTGAAAAGCCGTGGAAACACAAAGATGTCAGTGCACCTTATTCACATGCGTGTAGGAGCCCAGGGTTTTATTGTTGGAGCAATGACCATAG gTGTCCTCTACTCAATGTACCAAGACTACGTGGTGAAGCCCATGGCAGAACAGAAAGCCCTGAAGAGCAAATga
- the higd1a gene encoding HIG1 domain family member 1A, mitochondrial isoform X3, producing MSAVEYDEHESKFMRKAKENPFVPAGMAGCVAIVAYGLFKLKSRGNTKMSVHLIHMRVGAQGFIVGAMTIGVLYSMYQDYVVKPMAEQKALKSK from the exons ATGTCTGCAGTGGAATATGATGAACATGAGTCCAAGTTTATGCGTAAAGCTAAAGAAAATCCATTTGTTCCTGCAG GAATGGCTGGATGTGTAGCTATTGTTGCCTATGGGCTCTTCAAACTGAAAAGCCGTGGAAACACAAAGATGTCAGTGCACCTTATTCACATGCGTGTAGGAGCCCAGGGTTTTATTGTTGGAGCAATGACCATAG gTGTCCTCTACTCAATGTACCAAGACTACGTGGTGAAGCCCATGGCAGAACAGAAAGCCCTGAAGAGCAAATga
- the ccdc13 gene encoding coiled-coil domain-containing protein 13 → MEGDHDGIKEHLRLQFQALQEQQERRLQRRLVKKRKDTDSVTACSSTETLQNQEELSLSGLGTDQNNDLDLRVLQNENELLQNQLREVKDENGRLHKLLNEKDFEIQFLRKKREEERLALAGTAGLAGDAAATKIVELSKKNRALTVEVERERAKTKQVNNRVKELETELQAAPQMKTNTSNKPRTTEETHEVNPLVRSLQDKLSAAQFKMTEYRNQIQAVKQDLKVAQKVCAADTGEDVNIQQLLSNPSSWRGRAQQILALQNKVRDLEQQLGQRKQPDTLTLEEEMLGLKGQQGVLERNFSHIRSMEKERKETLERITEDYEVLLRDQEDTKKKLEASRARNRVLSMEVKTLKHQISTLVEKGKHDDELVDALLKQQAQLQEVLSRLSQQDKQQAESQQSLGKQLHSEAQRHGSLVQQLQQMVSERETKVMELEQEIQTLALKKREDVSSEPKAAVSLRGESVCRSRSARSFSTLGHKLVESAASVPVGGSVEVRESQPLSYYPDFSARIKSLLAQCTEYKALSQAAGVERDRLLELAKVQQNREGGLKQRCEEVELKLREERRRAVVLEQQLEKTKLDQGRTASSQHKLPSRGRGGLSSSIIGLPDRQENVSPKSAANLSQEAQVNELTIQLATQMEEMEALRATLKATLQAKAEDLQLYNDMMSQVKQVFLHALRQHKQDASHEG, encoded by the exons ATGGAGGGTGACCACGATGGAATTAAGGAGCACCTGAGGCTGCAGTTCCAAGCATTGCAGGAGCAGCAAGAAAGACGACTCCAGCGAAGGCTtgtgaaaaaaaggaaggaTACGGACAGTGTAACTGCTTGTTCTTCTACAGAGACTTTGCAAAATCAGGAGGAATTAAGTCTGTCAGGATTGGGCACAGATCAAAATAATGATCTCGACCTAAG AGTATTGCAGAATGAAAACGAACTACTGCAGAACCAACTCAGAGAGGTCAAAGATGAAAACGGAAGACTCCACAAGTTATTAAATGAGAAAGACTTTGAAATACAGTTTctaagaaagaagagagaggaagagagactagCACTGGCAG GTACGGCTGGTTTGGCTGGTGATGCTGCAGCTACCAAGATCGTGGAGCTGTCAAAAAAGAACAGGGCGCTTACGGTTGAAGTTGAGCGAGAAAGAGCCAAAACAAAGCAAGTTAACAACCGTGTGAAGGAGCTGGAGACTGAG TTACAAGCTGCACCTCAAATGAAGACAAATACAAGTAATAAGCCAAGAACTACAGAGGAAACCCATGAG GTGAACCCATTAGTCAGATCcctacaggacaagctctcaGCTGCCCAGTTCAAAATGACTGAATATCGCAATCAGATCCAAGCTGTCAAACAAGATCTGAAAGTAGCACAAaaggtttgt gcagcagacacaggtgagg aTGTTAACATCCAGCAGTTGCTTAGTAACCCAAGTAGCTGGAGAGGACGTGCTCAACAGATACTGGCCTTACAAAACAAA GTGCGGGATCTGGAACAGCAGCTGGGCCAGAGGAAGCAGCCAGATACCCTTaccctggaggaggagatgctgGGTCTCAAGGGCCAGCAGGGGGTGCTAGAGAGAAACTTCAGCCACATCCGCtccatggagaaggagagaaaggaaactTTAGAG AGGATCACTGAGGACTACGAGGTGCTTCTCAGAGACCAGGAAGACACAAAGAAGAAACTGGAGGCCTCAAGAGCCAGAAACCGAGTGCTTAGCATGGAGGTGAAGACACTCAAACACCAGATCTCCACCCTTGTGGAAAAAGGCAAACATGACGATGAACTGGTGGATGCCTTATTG AAGCAGCAGGcgcagctgcaggaggtgctgagcCGCCTCAGTCAGCAAGACAAGCAGCAAGCGGAGTCCCAGCAGAGCCTGGGGAAGCAGCTGCACAGCGAGGCCCAGAGACACGGCTCCCTGGTGCAGCAACTGCAGCAAATGGTGTCTGAGAGGGAGACCAAAGTcatggagctggagcaggagatccAGACACTGGCCCTAAAG aaaagagaagacGTGAGCTCAGAGCCCAAGGCTGCTGTTTcgttgagaggagagagtgtttgCAGATCAAGGTCAGCACG TTCTTTCTCCACACTTGGACATAAATTGGTTGAATCTGCAGCCAGTGTACCAGTAGGGGGCAGTGTTGAAGTAAG AGAGTCACAACCTCTTAGCTATTATCCTGACTTCTCTGCCAGGATCAAATCCTTACTGGCTCAGTGTACTGAGTACAAGGCACTCAGCCAGGCCGCTGgcgtggagagagacaggctttTGGAGCTTGCCAAGGTGCAGCAGAACAG AGAGGGGGGCTTGAAGCAGAGGTGCGAGGAGGTAGAACTGAAGCTCCGTGAGGAGCGCCGCCGAGCCGTCGTCCTCgagcagcagctggagaagaCGAAGCTCGATCAGGGGAGAACGGCGTCCAGCCAGCACAAACTCCCCAGCAGGGGCAGGGGTG GACTTTCCTCAAGCATCATAGGCCTACCAGACAGACAAGAAAACGTCTCCCCCAAAAGTGCTGCAAACTTAAGCCAGGAGGCCCAAGTCAATGAGCTAACCATACA GCTGGCCACtcagatggaggagatggaagcCCTGAGAGCCACTCTGAAGGCCACTCTGCAGGCCAAAGCGGAGGACCTGCAGCTCTACAACGACATGATGAGCCAAGTCAAGCAGGTGTTTCTGCACGCCCTGCGACAGCACAAGCAAGACGCGAGCCACGAGGGCTAG